A window of Gasterosteus aculeatus chromosome 9, fGasAcu3.hap1.1, whole genome shotgun sequence contains these coding sequences:
- the tacr3a gene encoding tachykinin receptor 3a — MVLRLRRAPWRTEYRMAAPHNGSNITANYTNQFVQPPLQVALWSVAYSSVMAVAVFGNLIVIWIILAHKRMRTVTNYFLLNLAFSEASMAALNTLINFIYATHGDWYFGKAYCKFHNFFPVTSVFASIYSMTAIAVDRYMAIIHPLKPRLSAKATTGVIVCIWSLAVVLAFPLCYFSTTRTLPRRTVCYVAWPRMADDPFMYHTIVTVLVYVLPLVVMAINYTIVGMTLWGGEIPGDSSDNYHGQLRAKRKVVKMMIIVVVTFALCWLPYHTYFIVTGLNKALKKWKYIQQVYLSVLWLAMSSTMYNPIIYCCLNSRFRAGFKRAFRWCPFIQVSSYDELELRSTRLHPTRQSSVYTLSRMDTSMVLLYDPTVGNGGSGRKQSLSARKRSYVTSRHTEIAGCNGDGAKMQNGEVPCVQPEDFS, encoded by the exons ATGGTGTTGCGCTTACGCCGCGCGCCGTGGCGGACGGAATACAGGATGGCTGCTCCTCATAACGGATCCAACATAACGGCAAACTACACCAACCAGTTCGTGCAGCCGCCGTTGCAAGTCGCTCTCTGGTCCGTCGCGTACAGCTCCGTGATGGCGGTGGCCGTGTTCGGAAACCTCATCGTCATATGGATCATCCTGGCGCACAAGCGCATGAGAACGGTGACGAACTACTTTCTGTTAAACTTGGCGTTTTCGGAGGCGTCGATGGCCGCGTTGAACACTTTGATCAACTTTATCTACGCCACCCACGGGGATTGGTACTTCGGGAAAGCGTACTGCAAATTCCACAACTTCTTCCCGGTCACGTCCGTGTTCGCAAGCATCTACTCCATGACCGCGATAGCTGTGGACAG gtACATGGCCATCATCCATCCCCTCAAGCCTCGTCTGTCGGCGAAGGCCACCACCGGAGTCATCGTCTGTATCTGGAGTCTGGCCGTGGTTCTGGCCTTCCCTCTCTGCTACTTCTCCACCACCCGGACCCTCCCCCGCAGGACCGTCTGCTACGTGGCCTGGCCCCGCATGGCCGACGACCCCTTCAT GTATCATACCATAGTCACTGTTCTGGTCTACGTGCTGCCCCTAGTGGTGATGGCCATCAACTACACCATCGTGGGCATGACTCTGTGGGGAGGGGAGATCCCGGGAGACTCATCAGACAACTATCACGGGCAGCTCAGGGCTAAAAGGAAG GTGGTAAAGATGATGATCATCGTAGTGGTGACCTTTGCCCTCTGCTGGCTGCCCTATCACACTTACTTCATTGTAACCGGTCTCAACAAGGCACTGAAAAAGTGGAAGTACATCCAGCAGGTTTACCTGTCAGTGCTGTGGCTGGCAATGAGCTCCACCATGTACAACCCCATCATCTACTGCTGCCTCAACAGCAG GTTTCGAGCCGGCTTCAAGCGAGCGTTTCGTTGGTGCCCGTTCATCCAGGTGTCCAGCTACGACGAGTTGGAGCTACGCTCCACGCGTCTGCATCCGACCCGCCAGAGCAGCGTGTACACGCTGTCGCGGATGGATACCTCCATGGTGTTGCTTTACGACCCCACCGTGGGCAACGGCGGCTCTGGTAGGAAGCAGTCCCTGTCGGCCAGAAAGAGAAGCTACGTCACGTCTCGCCACACGGAGATCGCCGGATGCAACGGCGACGGTGCAAAGATGCAGAACGGAGAGGTTCCGTGCGTTCAACCAGAGGATTTCTCTTGA
- the cnga1a gene encoding cyclic nucleotide gated channel subunit alpha 1a isoform X1: MNSCQSKRIKGEWTLHYINKESPFEICLSRVNRSAAMTTSTPLQSLAVSPHAASTDSEESSDDDSSASGSNPHCLLNMNNSNNNEEEKKKKRRKEKKEKKEKKARKEMEKKEREDKEAKEKEETEKEKEKEKEKEKEKQNNKDKPKELFVINPAGNLYYNWLFIIALPVMYNWTMIIARACFEELQHNYIVYWVILDYTSDIIYLADMFFRTRTGYLEQGLMVNDKKLLRDRYIQSFQFRLDFISMLPTDFLYFILGLDYPEIRINKLLRIGRMMEFFTRTETKTNYPNIFRIGNLIMYILIIIHWNACFYFSFSKYIGFGADAWVYPALDDPEEPAFGEFGRKYSFSLYWSTLTLTTIGETPPPALDSEFIFHVVDFLVGVLIFATIVGNIATMISNMNAAQAQFQSRIDNIKQYMRVRKVDTDLELRVIKWFDYLWNNGKAQNEREVLRYLPDKLKAEIAIQVHMDTLSKVRIFADCEAGLLIELVLKLQPQVFSPGDYICKKGDIGREMYIIKDGKLAVVADDGVTQFVVLGSGSYFGEISILNIKGSKAGNRRTANIRSIGYSDLFCLSKDDLMESLQEYPDAKGMLEDKGREILMRDNLIDLDPANIMPETKELEENVNKLYNMMELMHFKVKKILGNNKIAEKALRRRIADLEHLTGEEVEEEDEEEEEMKKDEREVDGEKKEEEGKGAGIKEDKEEDEEEMKGEEKDDEAKDEEVKGEEEKDEGQK, encoded by the exons ATGAACAGTTGCCAGTCGAAGAGGATAAAGGGAGAATggactttacattacattaacaaAG AATCTCCCTTTGAGATTTGTCTTTCCAGGGTGAACAGATCTGCAGCCATGACAACCTCGACCCCCCTTCAATCCCTCGCTGTGTCCCCTCACGCCGCATCCACGGACAGTGAAGAGTCCAGTGACGATGACTC aagtGCATCTGGATCAAACCCTCATTGCCTGCTCAACATGAATAACAGCAATAACAATGAGGA ggaaaaaaagaaaaaaaggagaaaggagaaaaaagagaagaaagagaagaaagc AaggaaggagatggagaagaaggaaagggaagaCAAGGAGGCCAAGGAAaaagaggagacggagaaggagaaggaaaaagagaaggaaaaggagaaagaaaagcaaaacaacaaagacaa GCCCAAAGAATTATTTGTCATAAATCCGGCTGGGAATTTGTATTACAACTGGTTGTTCATCATCGCCCTTCCAGTCATGTACAACTGGACCATGATCATAGCCAG GGCTTGTTTTGAGGAGCTGCAGCACAACTACATCGTTTACTGGGTTATTCTCGACTACACCTCAGACATAATCTACCTGGCGGATATGTTTTTCAGGACCAGAACAG GTTACCTTGAGCAAGGCCTGATGGTGAACGATAAGAAACTGCTACGAGATCGCTACATCCAAAGCTTCCAGTTTCGTCTCGATTTCATCTCGATGCTTCCCACTGACTTCCTCTATTTCATCCTCGGCCTCGACTATCCAGAGATCCGCATCAACAAACTGTTGAGAATCGGCCGCATGATGGAGTTCTTCACGAGGACCGAGACCAAAACTAACTACCCCAACATCTTCCGCATCGGAAACTTGATCATGtacatcctcatcatcatccactGGAACGCTTGCTTCTACTTCTCTTTCTCCAAATACATCGGTTTCGGCGCTGACGCCTGGGTGTACCCGGCTCTGGATGATCCTGAAGAGCCTGCGTTTGGCGAGTTTGGCAGGAAGTATTCTTTCAGCCTCTACTGGTCCACACTGACACTAACTACCATCGGGGAAACACCACCGCCAGCCCTGGACTCAGAATTCATCTTCCACGTAGTGGACTTTCTAGTGGGCGTCTTGATCTTTGCCACCATTGTGGGAAACATCGCCACAATGATCTCCAATATGAACGCTGCTCAAGCTCAGTTTCAGTCCCGAATTGACAACATCAAGCAGTACATGCGG GTACGAAAGGTTGACACGGATCTTGAGTTGCGGGTCATCAAGTGGTTCGACTACCTGTGGAACAACGGCAAAGCACAGAATGAAAGGGAGGTCCTGCGGTATCTTCCAGACAAGCTGAAGGCTGAGATCGCCATCCAAGTCCACATGGACACGCTGAGCAAAGTTCGTATTTTTGCAGACTGCGAGGCCGGCCTGCTGATCGAGCTGGTTCTCAAGCTGCAGCCACAAGTGTTCAGTCCCGGAGACTACATCTGCAAGAAGGGCGACATCGGCCGCGAGATGTACATCATCAAAGACGGAAAACTCGCAGTCGTTGCCGACGACGGCGTCACGCAGTTTGTTGTGTTGGGAAGCGGCAGTTACTTTGGTGAGATCAGTATCCTTAACATTAAAGGCAGCAAAGCAGGCAACCGGCGAACCGCCAACATCCGGAGCATCGGGTACTCGGACCTCTTCTGCCTGTCCAAGGATGACCTGATGGAATCACTGCAAGAGTATCCGGACGCCAAAGGCATGCTAGAGGACAAAGGGCGGGAGATCCTGATGAGAGACAATCTGATAGATTTGGACCCGGCCAACATCATGCCCGAGaccaaggagctggaggagaacgtCAACAAGTTGTACAACATGATGGAGCTGATGCATTTCAAGGTGAAGAAAATACTGGGAAATAACAAGATCGCCGAAAAGGCTCTGAGACGTCGCATTGCAGATCTGGAGCATCtgacgggggaggaggtggaagaggaggacgaggaggaagaagagatgaagaagGACGAGAGAGAGGTGGATggggagaaaaaggaagaagagggaAAAGGCGCGGGTATaaaggaagacaaagaggaagatgaagaggaaatgAAGGGAGAGGAAAAGGATGATGAAGCAAAAGACGAAGAAGTAAAGGGTGAAGAGGAAAAAGATGAGGGACAAAAATAA
- the cnga1a gene encoding cyclic nucleotide gated channel subunit alpha 1a isoform X2 — MTTSTPLQSLAVSPHAASTDSEESSDDDSSASGSNPHCLLNMNNSNNNEEEKKKKRRKEKKEKKEKKARKEMEKKEREDKEAKEKEETEKEKEKEKEKEKEKQNNKDKPKELFVINPAGNLYYNWLFIIALPVMYNWTMIIARACFEELQHNYIVYWVILDYTSDIIYLADMFFRTRTGYLEQGLMVNDKKLLRDRYIQSFQFRLDFISMLPTDFLYFILGLDYPEIRINKLLRIGRMMEFFTRTETKTNYPNIFRIGNLIMYILIIIHWNACFYFSFSKYIGFGADAWVYPALDDPEEPAFGEFGRKYSFSLYWSTLTLTTIGETPPPALDSEFIFHVVDFLVGVLIFATIVGNIATMISNMNAAQAQFQSRIDNIKQYMRVRKVDTDLELRVIKWFDYLWNNGKAQNEREVLRYLPDKLKAEIAIQVHMDTLSKVRIFADCEAGLLIELVLKLQPQVFSPGDYICKKGDIGREMYIIKDGKLAVVADDGVTQFVVLGSGSYFGEISILNIKGSKAGNRRTANIRSIGYSDLFCLSKDDLMESLQEYPDAKGMLEDKGREILMRDNLIDLDPANIMPETKELEENVNKLYNMMELMHFKVKKILGNNKIAEKALRRRIADLEHLTGEEVEEEDEEEEEMKKDEREVDGEKKEEEGKGAGIKEDKEEDEEEMKGEEKDDEAKDEEVKGEEEKDEGQK, encoded by the exons ATGACAACCTCGACCCCCCTTCAATCCCTCGCTGTGTCCCCTCACGCCGCATCCACGGACAGTGAAGAGTCCAGTGACGATGACTC aagtGCATCTGGATCAAACCCTCATTGCCTGCTCAACATGAATAACAGCAATAACAATGAGGA ggaaaaaaagaaaaaaaggagaaaggagaaaaaagagaagaaagagaagaaagc AaggaaggagatggagaagaaggaaagggaagaCAAGGAGGCCAAGGAAaaagaggagacggagaaggagaaggaaaaagagaaggaaaaggagaaagaaaagcaaaacaacaaagacaa GCCCAAAGAATTATTTGTCATAAATCCGGCTGGGAATTTGTATTACAACTGGTTGTTCATCATCGCCCTTCCAGTCATGTACAACTGGACCATGATCATAGCCAG GGCTTGTTTTGAGGAGCTGCAGCACAACTACATCGTTTACTGGGTTATTCTCGACTACACCTCAGACATAATCTACCTGGCGGATATGTTTTTCAGGACCAGAACAG GTTACCTTGAGCAAGGCCTGATGGTGAACGATAAGAAACTGCTACGAGATCGCTACATCCAAAGCTTCCAGTTTCGTCTCGATTTCATCTCGATGCTTCCCACTGACTTCCTCTATTTCATCCTCGGCCTCGACTATCCAGAGATCCGCATCAACAAACTGTTGAGAATCGGCCGCATGATGGAGTTCTTCACGAGGACCGAGACCAAAACTAACTACCCCAACATCTTCCGCATCGGAAACTTGATCATGtacatcctcatcatcatccactGGAACGCTTGCTTCTACTTCTCTTTCTCCAAATACATCGGTTTCGGCGCTGACGCCTGGGTGTACCCGGCTCTGGATGATCCTGAAGAGCCTGCGTTTGGCGAGTTTGGCAGGAAGTATTCTTTCAGCCTCTACTGGTCCACACTGACACTAACTACCATCGGGGAAACACCACCGCCAGCCCTGGACTCAGAATTCATCTTCCACGTAGTGGACTTTCTAGTGGGCGTCTTGATCTTTGCCACCATTGTGGGAAACATCGCCACAATGATCTCCAATATGAACGCTGCTCAAGCTCAGTTTCAGTCCCGAATTGACAACATCAAGCAGTACATGCGG GTACGAAAGGTTGACACGGATCTTGAGTTGCGGGTCATCAAGTGGTTCGACTACCTGTGGAACAACGGCAAAGCACAGAATGAAAGGGAGGTCCTGCGGTATCTTCCAGACAAGCTGAAGGCTGAGATCGCCATCCAAGTCCACATGGACACGCTGAGCAAAGTTCGTATTTTTGCAGACTGCGAGGCCGGCCTGCTGATCGAGCTGGTTCTCAAGCTGCAGCCACAAGTGTTCAGTCCCGGAGACTACATCTGCAAGAAGGGCGACATCGGCCGCGAGATGTACATCATCAAAGACGGAAAACTCGCAGTCGTTGCCGACGACGGCGTCACGCAGTTTGTTGTGTTGGGAAGCGGCAGTTACTTTGGTGAGATCAGTATCCTTAACATTAAAGGCAGCAAAGCAGGCAACCGGCGAACCGCCAACATCCGGAGCATCGGGTACTCGGACCTCTTCTGCCTGTCCAAGGATGACCTGATGGAATCACTGCAAGAGTATCCGGACGCCAAAGGCATGCTAGAGGACAAAGGGCGGGAGATCCTGATGAGAGACAATCTGATAGATTTGGACCCGGCCAACATCATGCCCGAGaccaaggagctggaggagaacgtCAACAAGTTGTACAACATGATGGAGCTGATGCATTTCAAGGTGAAGAAAATACTGGGAAATAACAAGATCGCCGAAAAGGCTCTGAGACGTCGCATTGCAGATCTGGAGCATCtgacgggggaggaggtggaagaggaggacgaggaggaagaagagatgaagaagGACGAGAGAGAGGTGGATggggagaaaaaggaagaagagggaAAAGGCGCGGGTATaaaggaagacaaagaggaagatgaagaggaaatgAAGGGAGAGGAAAAGGATGATGAAGCAAAAGACGAAGAAGTAAAGGGTGAAGAGGAAAAAGATGAGGGACAAAAATAA
- the enam gene encoding enamelin isoform X2, whose translation MMKLLVLTLCLLVTTLASPVAESDSNEEKVDAAPVQAAGVPPAAAQAVGDASEEETEAGNPAPKDAVPLSSDEVEEAEEVEEVEAAEAEPAAAVELAVVDAPVDAAAAEATVVDVPPVDAVLVDAVPAAPEVAVDAAAPAAADVPVAATADAAAVDAAAAVPAAAGIVDAAAVDVAAVDATDAGVVDAAAVDDAAADAAAASLAAEVDTTGVAADPVAV comes from the exons ATGATGAAGCTGTTGGTGCTCACGCTGTGCCTGCTGGTCACCACCTTAGCTTCTCCC GTTGCGGAGAGTGACAGCAATGAGGAAAAA GTTGATGCTGCACCAGTCCAGGCTGCTGGcgtccctcctgctgctgcccaaGCTGTCGGAGACGCatcggaggaggagacagag GCTGGCAACCCTGCACCCAAAGACGCCGTCCCCCTAAGCTCTGATGAGGTCGAAGAGGCCGAGGAggttgaggaggtggaggcagctGAGGCTgaacctgcagcagctgttgaGCTGGCCGTGGTTGACGCCCCAGTGGACGCTGCAGCCGCTGAAGCTACAGTTGTGGACGTGCCTCCTGTTGACGCGGTTCTCGTTGACGCTGTCCCTGCAGCCCCTGAGGTGGCTGTTGATGCGGCCGCCCCGGCCGCTGCTGACGTCCCTGTTGCTGCTACTGCTGATGCCGCTGCCGTTGATGCCGCTGCTGCCGTCCCTGCTGCTGCCGGTATCGTTGATGCCGCTGCCGTTGATGTCGCTGCCGTTGATGCCACTGATGCCGGTGTTGTTGATGCCGCTGCCGTTGATGACGCTGCCGCTGATGCCGCTGCTGCCTCACTGGCAGCTGAGGTTGACACAACTGGAGTGGCAGCAGATCCTGTTGCAGTGTAG
- the enam gene encoding enamelin isoform X1, which produces MMKLLVLTLCLLVTTLASPVAESDSNEEKRLVGTPFMPVTDAPVDAAPVQAAGVPPAAAQAVGDASEEETEAGNPAPKDAVPLSSDEVEEAEEVEEVEAAEAEPAAAVELAVVDAPVDAAAAEATVVDVPPVDAVLVDAVPAAPEVAVDAAAPAAADVPVAATADAAAVDAAAAVPAAAGIVDAAAVDVAAVDATDAGVVDAAAVDDAAADAAAASLAAEVDTTGVAADPVAV; this is translated from the exons ATGATGAAGCTGTTGGTGCTCACGCTGTGCCTGCTGGTCACCACCTTAGCTTCTCCC GTTGCGGAGAGTGACAGCAATGAGGAAAAA AGATTAGTTGGAACCCCCTTCATGCCAGTTACTGATGCTCCT GTTGATGCTGCACCAGTCCAGGCTGCTGGcgtccctcctgctgctgcccaaGCTGTCGGAGACGCatcggaggaggagacagag GCTGGCAACCCTGCACCCAAAGACGCCGTCCCCCTAAGCTCTGATGAGGTCGAAGAGGCCGAGGAggttgaggaggtggaggcagctGAGGCTgaacctgcagcagctgttgaGCTGGCCGTGGTTGACGCCCCAGTGGACGCTGCAGCCGCTGAAGCTACAGTTGTGGACGTGCCTCCTGTTGACGCGGTTCTCGTTGACGCTGTCCCTGCAGCCCCTGAGGTGGCTGTTGATGCGGCCGCCCCGGCCGCTGCTGACGTCCCTGTTGCTGCTACTGCTGATGCCGCTGCCGTTGATGCCGCTGCTGCCGTCCCTGCTGCTGCCGGTATCGTTGATGCCGCTGCCGTTGATGTCGCTGCCGTTGATGCCACTGATGCCGGTGTTGTTGATGCCGCTGCCGTTGATGACGCTGCCGCTGATGCCGCTGCTGCCTCACTGGCAGCTGAGGTTGACACAACTGGAGTGGCAGCAGATCCTGTTGCAGTGTAG
- the enam gene encoding enamelin isoform X3, whose translation MEMYRLHQQQRLVGTPFMPVTDAPVDAAPVQAAGVPPAAAQAVGDASEEETEAGNPAPKDAVPLSSDEVEEAEEVEEVEAAEAEPAAAVELAVVDAPVDAAAAEATVVDVPPVDAVLVDAVPAAPEVAVDAAAPAAADVPVAATADAAAVDAAAAVPAAAGIVDAAAVDVAAVDATDAGVVDAAAVDDAAADAAAASLAAEVDTTGVAADPVAV comes from the exons ATGGAGATGTACAGGCTGCACCAGCAGCAG AGATTAGTTGGAACCCCCTTCATGCCAGTTACTGATGCTCCT GTTGATGCTGCACCAGTCCAGGCTGCTGGcgtccctcctgctgctgcccaaGCTGTCGGAGACGCatcggaggaggagacagag GCTGGCAACCCTGCACCCAAAGACGCCGTCCCCCTAAGCTCTGATGAGGTCGAAGAGGCCGAGGAggttgaggaggtggaggcagctGAGGCTgaacctgcagcagctgttgaGCTGGCCGTGGTTGACGCCCCAGTGGACGCTGCAGCCGCTGAAGCTACAGTTGTGGACGTGCCTCCTGTTGACGCGGTTCTCGTTGACGCTGTCCCTGCAGCCCCTGAGGTGGCTGTTGATGCGGCCGCCCCGGCCGCTGCTGACGTCCCTGTTGCTGCTACTGCTGATGCCGCTGCCGTTGATGCCGCTGCTGCCGTCCCTGCTGCTGCCGGTATCGTTGATGCCGCTGCCGTTGATGTCGCTGCCGTTGATGCCACTGATGCCGGTGTTGTTGATGCCGCTGCCGTTGATGACGCTGCCGCTGATGCCGCTGCTGCCTCACTGGCAGCTGAGGTTGACACAACTGGAGTGGCAGCAGATCCTGTTGCAGTGTAG
- the LOC144383164 gene encoding uncharacterized protein LOC144383164 — MKLVIFCLCLASTACAAPSIFHYLPHYAGSRQQVPPSQVGNPFTAGQSLPPPGAAGAYSVELIYPHRVAGGVGGTNAGQSFGFIKYSIPQPPGRQSVEVYYPYDFSQQRIMTNLPPMTNSPQMPNVFPFEYPPQNIPQQIPNIPSFNPNALPSQDPMQPLQQDQPIQTSQMPAKV; from the exons tcCATCTTTCATTACCTGCCTCATTATGCAGGTTCCAGGCAACAGGTACCACCCTCACAG GTGGGAAATCCCTTCACAGCTGGTCAGTCTCTGCCACCACCTGGAGCAGCTGGTGCTTACAGTGTTGAACTT ATTTACCCCCACAGAGTTGCTGGTGGTGTAGGTGGAACAAATGCTGGACAG tccttTGGTTTCATAAAATACTCCATTCCTCAGCCACCAGGCAGACAGAGCGTGGAAGtt taTTACCCATATGATTTCTCCCAGCAAAGG ATAATGACAAACCTTCCTCCCATGACAAACTCCCCTCAGATGCCAAAT GTGTTCCCATTTGAATATCCCCCTCAGAATATCCCACAGCAAATCCCAAAT aTTCCCTCATTCAATCCCAATGCCCTTCCGTCCCAGGATCCCATGCAGCCTCTCCAGCAGGACCAGCCCATCCAGACAAGCCAG ATGCCAGCAAAGGTGTAA